In a single window of the Flavobacterium sp. W4I14 genome:
- a CDS encoding polyisoprenoid-binding protein YceI (product_source=COG2353; cath_funfam=2.40.128.110; cleavage_site_network=SignalP-noTM; cog=COG2353; pfam=PF04264; smart=SM00867; superfamily=101874) — MLQYKTIALIATTVVASSFTALNGPKPKLKVATEASSRKLVNYKVSPEQSKLTWLAKKVTGEHSGTINVTAGSLALDNKVLKGGSFELDTKTIAVTDLTDKETNAKLLGHLKSDDFFAVEKFGKATFNITSVQSTGAGTYDVKGKLTIKGITNEISFPATVKQEGNKVIADAKITVDRTKYDIKFRSKSFFENLGDKTIYDDFELNVKLVANN; from the coding sequence ATGTTACAGTATAAAACGATTGCACTTATTGCTACCACAGTTGTAGCTTCATCTTTCACCGCTTTAAACGGACCTAAACCTAAACTAAAGGTAGCTACCGAAGCCTCGTCCAGGAAATTGGTAAACTATAAAGTAAGCCCTGAACAAAGCAAACTTACCTGGTTGGCTAAAAAGGTAACTGGAGAACATTCCGGTACCATCAATGTAACTGCTGGGTCGCTGGCTTTAGATAATAAAGTGCTAAAAGGCGGTAGTTTCGAACTCGATACCAAAACCATTGCGGTTACCGATCTTACAGATAAAGAAACCAATGCTAAACTGTTGGGACATTTAAAAAGCGATGATTTTTTTGCGGTAGAAAAATTTGGCAAAGCCACTTTTAACATTACATCGGTGCAAAGTACTGGTGCAGGAACTTATGATGTTAAGGGAAAGCTCACCATTAAAGGCATTACCAATGAAATCAGTTTTCCGGCAACAGTTAAACAAGAAGGCAATAAAGTAATTGCCGATGCAAAAATTACCGTTGATAGGACCAAATACGATATCAAATTCAGGTCGAAAAGCTTTTTCGAAAACCTGGGCGATAAAACTATCTACGATGATTTTGAACTGAATGTAAAGTTAGTAGCTAATAATTAA
- a CDS encoding cytochrome c peroxidase (product_source=KO:K00428; cath_funfam=1.10.760.10; cog=COG1858; ko=KO:K00428; pfam=PF00034,PF03150; superfamily=46626; transmembrane_helix_parts=Inside_1_6,TMhelix_7_24,Outside_25_319), giving the protein MKRSKLIISLSLLVVVLLMAGFGADDPTVINSKERLGEKLFFDPILSKDKSISCASCHKPEFAFADTSAVSLGVGGTKGTRNSPSVTNLSGRPNLFWDGRAASLEDQALQPIINPVEMNLPIADAIDRLQKDKDYAALFQKIFNSPPTQKNLLLAIASFERTLETANSPYDRYINGDDKAISENAKRGRMLFIGKANCNNCHSGEDFTADRFKGIGLFNELELKDQGRFEVTHNPEHKGHFKIPGLRNVGLTAPYMHNGMFKTLKEVIQYYNNPDAVIKNGKNRDLSLNKPLGLSETEINDIEAFLLSLTDDRFQRQND; this is encoded by the coding sequence ATGAAAAGAAGCAAACTCATAATTTCCCTAAGCCTGCTTGTGGTAGTATTGCTGATGGCTGGCTTTGGTGCCGACGATCCCACTGTAATTAACAGCAAGGAACGTTTAGGCGAAAAACTGTTTTTTGATCCGATCCTTTCTAAAGACAAAAGCATTAGTTGCGCCTCTTGCCATAAACCAGAGTTTGCTTTTGCAGACACTAGCGCGGTGAGCTTAGGTGTAGGCGGAACGAAAGGAACGCGTAATTCGCCGTCAGTAACCAACCTTTCGGGCAGGCCAAACTTATTTTGGGATGGAAGAGCAGCTTCTTTAGAAGATCAGGCTTTGCAGCCCATCATCAATCCGGTAGAAATGAACCTGCCAATTGCCGATGCCATTGATCGCTTGCAGAAAGACAAGGATTATGCAGCCTTATTCCAGAAAATTTTTAATTCACCGCCTACACAAAAGAATCTACTGTTGGCCATTGCTTCTTTCGAAAGAACATTAGAAACCGCGAACAGTCCTTACGATCGGTACATTAATGGAGATGACAAAGCCATTTCCGAAAATGCAAAGCGAGGTAGGATGTTGTTCATTGGAAAAGCCAACTGTAACAATTGCCATTCGGGCGAAGATTTTACCGCCGACCGTTTTAAAGGGATTGGGTTATTTAACGAATTAGAGCTAAAAGATCAGGGTAGATTTGAGGTGACGCATAACCCTGAGCATAAAGGGCATTTTAAAATCCCAGGTTTAAGGAATGTTGGGCTTACCGCACCCTATATGCACAACGGGATGTTTAAAACATTAAAAGAAGTGATCCAATATTATAATAATCCAGATGCGGTAATCAAAAATGGAAAAAACAGAGATCTTTCTTTAAATAAACCGCTAGGCTTAAGCGAAACTGAAATAAACGATATAGAGGCTTTTTTACTTTCGCTAACCGATGATAGATTTCAAAGACAAAATGATTAA